Proteins co-encoded in one Epinephelus moara isolate mb chromosome 13, YSFRI_EMoa_1.0, whole genome shotgun sequence genomic window:
- the nog3 gene encoding noggin-3 — protein MDHSCYLWAVFVLVLSLGFRIEEGMCQHYYLLRPIPSDTLPILDIQEDPDPVLDPREKDLNETELRSALGSHFDPHSMSLSPPEDKYSGSEDASEANLRQKLSGAMPKDIRAMEFEVQHGKKQKPSKKLRRRLQLWLWSYTVCPVVYAWNDLGIRFWPRYLKVGSCYNKRSCSIPEGMFCKAAKSTHFTILRWRCLQKKGALKCAWIPVQYPVISECKCSCLN, from the coding sequence ATGGATCACTCGTGTTACCTGTGGGCTGTGTTTGTGCTCGTGCTCTCTCTGGGCTTCAGGATAGAGGAGGGCATGTGCCAACACTACTATCTCCTCCGGCCCATCCCCAGTGACACTCTGCCCATACTGGACATACAGGAGGACCCGGATCCGGTGCTGGACCCTCGGGAGAAGGACCTGAACGAGACGGAGCTCAGGAGCGCGCTGGGCAGCCACTTCGACCCGCACTCCATGTCCCTCTCCCCGCCGGAGGACAAGTATTCGGGGAGCGAGGACGCGAGCGAGGCGAACCTGCGGCAGAAGCTCTCCGGAGCGATGCCCAAAGACATCCGGGCCATGGAGTTCGAGGTCCAGCACGGCAAGAAGCAGAAGCCGAGTAAAAAACTGCGGAGAAGGCTGCAACTGTGGCTGTGGTCTTACACCGTGTGCCCGGTTGTTTACGCATGGAACGACCTGGGCATCAGATTCTGGCCGCGCTACCTGAAGGTGGGGAGCTGCTACAATAAGCGGTCTTGTTCGATCCCTGAAGGGATGTTCTGCAAAGCTGCCAAATCGACTCATTTTACGATCCTGCGATGGCGCTGCCTGCAGAAAAAGGGGGCTCTGAAATGCGCCTGGATACCCGTTCAGTACCCGGTCATATCAGAGTGCAAGTGCTCGTGCCTCAACTGA
- the LOC126399482 gene encoding cytochrome c oxidase assembly protein COX11, mitochondrial, whose translation MLLPLLLRPSLRCSQASQVLLTRCVRCDASRTLHSQAEHFLRRRLPLRLHTQSRGTKSRGRKSRSQEEDWKTRNKTVLTYIAAAGVGMIGLSYAAVPLYRLYCQASGLGGMAVAGHDADQVETMKPVKERVLKITFNADTHASMQWNFRPQQTEIYVVPGETALAFYRAKNPTNKPIIGISTYNVVPFEAGQYFNKIQCFCFEEQRLNPHEEVDMPVFFYIDPEFDEDPRMARVDTITLSYTFFEAKEGQKLPLPGYSYN comes from the exons atGCTGCTCCCCCTTCTTCTGCGCCCGTCTCTCCGCTGCTCTCAGGCCTCTCAGGTCCTGTTAACACGATGTGTGCGCTGCGACGCCTCTCGGACACTGCACTCTCAGGCTGAGCACTTCCTGCGACGGAGGCTCCCCCTGCGCCTCCACACACAGAGCCGAGGCACTAAGAGCCGAGGAAGGAAGTCCAGGAGCCAGGAGGAGGATTGGAAAACCAGGAACAAGACAGTGCTGACGTACATCGCCGCTGCAGGGGTGGGGATGATCGGCCTGTCGTACGCTGCAGTGCCGCTCTACAGGCTCTACTGCCAG GCCTCGGGGCTCGGCGGCATGGCGGTGGCCGGGCATGACGCAGATCAGGTGGAGACGATGAAGCCGGTGAAGGAGCGGGTCCTCAAGATCACCTTCAACGCAGACACACACGCCAGCATGCAGTGGAACTTCAGACCGCAGCAGACAGAGATCTAC GTGGTTCCAGGTGAGACGGCGCTCGCTTTCTACAGAGCAAAGAACCCCACAAATAAACCCATCATCGGCATCTCCACCTACAACGTGGTGCCCTTTGAGGCCGGACAGTACTTCAACAAGATCCAG TGTTTCTGCTTCGAGGAGCAGCGACTGAACCCTCACGAGGAGGTGGACATGCCCGTCTTCTTCTACATCGACCCGGAGTTTGACGAGGACCCCCGGATGGCCCGAGTGGACACCATCACCCTGTCCTACACCTTCTTCGAGGCCAAGGAGGGTCAGAAGCTCCCTCTGCCCGGATACAGCTACAACTGA
- the LOC126399438 gene encoding chromobox protein homolog 2-like isoform X1: MEGVTVGQVFDAECILSKRPRKGKFEYLVKWRGWSSKHNSWEPEENILDPRLLAAFHKREQERELLFQKKGKRPRGRPRKILQPAPAATKDSRSSSSSSSGLTSSASSSSSEDEEHTKKAKPGPRVHPVPQKRPQIVLAKPDPPRKKKRGRKPLHPDLRALRQAKSRPPPPPSPPPPPPPPRHHQVLRPPREEPRPGVKKPLQPASFTYTGLSRTSRDEAASASQTSASSFSQTAASKPGSLSCIWTSRSMSPSSSYSKTSPSPQSKNSLSELKRSISETSSSRGDGYKVSVLKQGGGSGSLGLHGSFGGGQTAVQRSPLNQRRHDGTGLVQHKQQNLSKASSSPTPRDRANQALNLRALNLQSVSKPPTGSSLQGNNAGAALSRSSLRSGSGMVVKGGVGGIKETRTSAGGQRSGLAAGGGAEQARLREDRGKEMLGDTKKMTGSSSARGNGSGRHEERKHGLGSQTRSLNELSTGDSDETSSSESEHDASLYPNNSRPSLGNDATESDTETDWRPARSLLEHVFVTDVTANFITVTVKESPTSVGFFNSRNH, from the exons ATGGAGGGGGTCACAGTCGGCCAGGTATTTGATGCGGAATGCATCCTCAGCAAACGGCCGAGAAAG GGGAAGTTTGAGTATCTGGTGAAGTGGAGAGGGTGGTCGTCTAA GCACAACAGTTGGGAGCCAGAAGAAAATATATTGGACCCGAGGCTGCTGGCAGCTTTCCataagag AGAACAAGAGCGGGAGCTTCTGTTccagaagaaaggaaagaggcCGAGAGGACGACCGCGGAAGATTCTG CAGCCTGCACCAGCAGCCACAAAAGACAGCcgctcctcatcctcctcttcctctggccTTACATCgtccgcctcctcctcttcctcagaggatgaagagCACACAAAGAAGGCGAAGCCCGGCCCTCGTGTCCACCCCGTCCCCCAGAAGAGGCCTCAGATCGTGCTTGCCAAACCCGACCCTCCCCGAAAGAAGAAGCGCGGGAGGAAGCCGCTCCACCCTGACCTGAGGGCATTAAGACAAGCAAAGAGCAgaccgcctcctcctccttcacctcctcctcctcctcctccaccacgcCACCACCAGGTGCTCAGACCACCCAGGGAGGAGCCTCGACCCGGGGTGAAGAAACCTCTGCAGCCAGCCAGCTTCACTTACACCGGGCTGAGCAGGACCTCCAGAGACGAGGCCGCCTCCGCCTCCCAGACCTCCGCCAGCTCCTTCTCCCAGACAGCCGCCTCCAAACCGGGATCCCTCAGCTGCATCTGGACCAGTCGCTCCATGTCTCCGTCCTCCTCCTACAGCAAAACCAGTCCGTCCCCACAAAGTAAGAACTCTCTGTCCGAGCTGAAGCGCTCCATCTCAGAaacgagcagcagcagaggagacgGGTACAAGGTGTCCGTGCTGAAACAAGGTGGAGGTTCAGGGTCGTTGGGTTTGCACGGCAGCTTCGGGGGAGGCCAGACGGCGGTGCAGCGCTCCCCACTGAACCAGAGGAGGCACGACGGCACCGGGTTGGTCCAACACAAGCAGCAGAACCTCTCCAAAGCGTCATCCTCACCTACGCCTCGAGACAGAGCCAACCAGGCGCTCAACCTCCGAGCTCTCAACCTGCAGAGCGTCAGCAAGCCGCCGACCGGCAGCAGCCTTCAGGGGAACAACGCTGGAGCTGCGTTGTCGAG GTCGAGCTTAAGGAGCGGCAGCGGCATGGTTGTTAAAGGAGGAGTGGGTGGGATCAAAGAGACTCGAACATCAGCCGGTGGGCAGCGGTCTGGACTGGCAGCAGGCGGCGGTGCAGAGCAGGCGAGGTTAAGGGAGGACAGGGGGAAGGAGATGTTAGGAGACACTAAGAAGATGACAGGAAGCAGCTCTGCGCGGGGGAACGGCAGCGGGAGGCACGAGGAGAGGAAACACGGGCTCGGCTCTCAGACCCGGAGCCTGAACGAGCTCAGCACCGGCGACTCAGATGAGACCAGCAGCAGCGAATCAGAGCACGACGCCTCGCTGTACCCAAACAACAGCAGGCCCAGCCTCGGCAATGACGCCACGGAGTccgacacagagacagactggcGGCCGGCCCGGAGCCTCCTGGAGCACGTATTCGTCACAGACGTCACGGCCAACTTCATCACGGTGACGGTGAAGGAGTCGCCGACCAGCGTGGGATTCTTCAACTCACGGAATCACTGA
- the LOC126399438 gene encoding chromobox protein homolog 2-like isoform X2: protein MEGVTVGQVFDAECILSKRPRKGKFEYLVKWRGWSSKHNSWEPEENILDPRLLAAFHKREQERELLFQKKGKRPRGRPRKILPAPAATKDSRSSSSSSSGLTSSASSSSSEDEEHTKKAKPGPRVHPVPQKRPQIVLAKPDPPRKKKRGRKPLHPDLRALRQAKSRPPPPPSPPPPPPPPRHHQVLRPPREEPRPGVKKPLQPASFTYTGLSRTSRDEAASASQTSASSFSQTAASKPGSLSCIWTSRSMSPSSSYSKTSPSPQSKNSLSELKRSISETSSSRGDGYKVSVLKQGGGSGSLGLHGSFGGGQTAVQRSPLNQRRHDGTGLVQHKQQNLSKASSSPTPRDRANQALNLRALNLQSVSKPPTGSSLQGNNAGAALSRSSLRSGSGMVVKGGVGGIKETRTSAGGQRSGLAAGGGAEQARLREDRGKEMLGDTKKMTGSSSARGNGSGRHEERKHGLGSQTRSLNELSTGDSDETSSSESEHDASLYPNNSRPSLGNDATESDTETDWRPARSLLEHVFVTDVTANFITVTVKESPTSVGFFNSRNH, encoded by the exons ATGGAGGGGGTCACAGTCGGCCAGGTATTTGATGCGGAATGCATCCTCAGCAAACGGCCGAGAAAG GGGAAGTTTGAGTATCTGGTGAAGTGGAGAGGGTGGTCGTCTAA GCACAACAGTTGGGAGCCAGAAGAAAATATATTGGACCCGAGGCTGCTGGCAGCTTTCCataagag AGAACAAGAGCGGGAGCTTCTGTTccagaagaaaggaaagaggcCGAGAGGACGACCGCGGAAGATTCTG CCTGCACCAGCAGCCACAAAAGACAGCcgctcctcatcctcctcttcctctggccTTACATCgtccgcctcctcctcttcctcagaggatgaagagCACACAAAGAAGGCGAAGCCCGGCCCTCGTGTCCACCCCGTCCCCCAGAAGAGGCCTCAGATCGTGCTTGCCAAACCCGACCCTCCCCGAAAGAAGAAGCGCGGGAGGAAGCCGCTCCACCCTGACCTGAGGGCATTAAGACAAGCAAAGAGCAgaccgcctcctcctccttcacctcctcctcctcctcctccaccacgcCACCACCAGGTGCTCAGACCACCCAGGGAGGAGCCTCGACCCGGGGTGAAGAAACCTCTGCAGCCAGCCAGCTTCACTTACACCGGGCTGAGCAGGACCTCCAGAGACGAGGCCGCCTCCGCCTCCCAGACCTCCGCCAGCTCCTTCTCCCAGACAGCCGCCTCCAAACCGGGATCCCTCAGCTGCATCTGGACCAGTCGCTCCATGTCTCCGTCCTCCTCCTACAGCAAAACCAGTCCGTCCCCACAAAGTAAGAACTCTCTGTCCGAGCTGAAGCGCTCCATCTCAGAaacgagcagcagcagaggagacgGGTACAAGGTGTCCGTGCTGAAACAAGGTGGAGGTTCAGGGTCGTTGGGTTTGCACGGCAGCTTCGGGGGAGGCCAGACGGCGGTGCAGCGCTCCCCACTGAACCAGAGGAGGCACGACGGCACCGGGTTGGTCCAACACAAGCAGCAGAACCTCTCCAAAGCGTCATCCTCACCTACGCCTCGAGACAGAGCCAACCAGGCGCTCAACCTCCGAGCTCTCAACCTGCAGAGCGTCAGCAAGCCGCCGACCGGCAGCAGCCTTCAGGGGAACAACGCTGGAGCTGCGTTGTCGAG GTCGAGCTTAAGGAGCGGCAGCGGCATGGTTGTTAAAGGAGGAGTGGGTGGGATCAAAGAGACTCGAACATCAGCCGGTGGGCAGCGGTCTGGACTGGCAGCAGGCGGCGGTGCAGAGCAGGCGAGGTTAAGGGAGGACAGGGGGAAGGAGATGTTAGGAGACACTAAGAAGATGACAGGAAGCAGCTCTGCGCGGGGGAACGGCAGCGGGAGGCACGAGGAGAGGAAACACGGGCTCGGCTCTCAGACCCGGAGCCTGAACGAGCTCAGCACCGGCGACTCAGATGAGACCAGCAGCAGCGAATCAGAGCACGACGCCTCGCTGTACCCAAACAACAGCAGGCCCAGCCTCGGCAATGACGCCACGGAGTccgacacagagacagactggcGGCCGGCCCGGAGCCTCCTGGAGCACGTATTCGTCACAGACGTCACGGCCAACTTCATCACGGTGACGGTGAAGGAGTCGCCGACCAGCGTGGGATTCTTCAACTCACGGAATCACTGA